In Thauera sp. JM12B12, one DNA window encodes the following:
- a CDS encoding exodeoxyribonuclease III — protein sequence MLRIISLNLNGIRSACRKGLLDWLPAQNADFVCVQELKAQAGDLDDAMRAPAGLRGWFHHAEKKGYSGVGIYSRHAPDRVVEGLGIADIDAEGRFLQLDFGKLSVVSLYLPSGSSSEERQQVKFDFMDRFLPHMDQLFQSGQEVVVCGDWNIAHREADLRNWKSNQKNSGFLPEERAWLSRLFDEQGWIDVYRRLHPEATDACYTWWSNRGQAWAKNVGWRLDYQVATPGLAASARSAAVYKAERFSDHAPLTVDYDWTI from the coding sequence ATGTTACGCATCATCTCCCTCAACCTCAACGGCATCCGCTCGGCCTGCCGCAAGGGTCTGCTCGACTGGCTGCCCGCACAGAACGCCGATTTCGTCTGCGTGCAGGAGCTCAAGGCGCAGGCCGGCGACCTCGACGATGCGATGCGCGCGCCCGCCGGGCTGCGGGGCTGGTTCCACCATGCCGAGAAGAAGGGCTACAGCGGGGTCGGCATCTACAGCCGACACGCACCCGACCGCGTGGTCGAAGGCCTGGGCATCGCCGACATCGACGCCGAGGGCCGCTTCCTGCAGCTGGATTTCGGCAAGCTGTCGGTGGTGTCGCTGTACCTGCCCTCCGGCTCCAGTTCGGAAGAGCGTCAGCAGGTGAAGTTCGACTTCATGGACCGCTTCCTGCCGCACATGGACCAGCTCTTCCAGAGCGGCCAGGAGGTCGTGGTGTGCGGCGACTGGAACATCGCCCACCGCGAGGCCGACCTCAGGAACTGGAAGTCGAACCAGAAGAACTCGGGCTTCCTGCCCGAGGAGCGTGCCTGGCTGAGCCGGCTCTTCGACGAGCAGGGCTGGATCGACGTCTATCGCCGCCTGCACCCGGAGGCCACCGACGCCTGCTACACGTGGTGGTCGAACCGAGGCCAGGCGTGGGCGAAGAACGTCGGATGGCGGCTGGATTACCAGGTCGCCACCCCGGGGCTCGCGGCGAGCGCGCGCAGCGCGGCGGTCTACAAGGCGGAGCGCTTCTCAGACCACGCCCCGCTGACGGTGGATTACGACTGGACGATCTGA
- a CDS encoding hypoxanthine-guanine phosphoribosyltransferase, translated as MSLNMEEVRRAREEADCLADAATVEAALDRMAAEITARLADANPLVYAVMNGGLILAGRILPRLPFPLEVAYLHASRYGHAIQGTLLDWRVRPTQDLRGRTVLVLDDILDEGHTLKAIIEHLKEEGAAEVLSAVLVHKLHDRKATPGMRADFSGLDIPDRFLFGCGMDYKGYWRNAPGIYAVKGL; from the coding sequence ATGTCCCTCAATATGGAAGAAGTCCGCCGCGCCCGCGAGGAGGCCGACTGCCTCGCCGACGCCGCCACCGTGGAAGCGGCCCTGGACCGCATGGCGGCCGAGATCACCGCCCGCCTCGCCGACGCCAACCCGCTCGTCTATGCGGTGATGAACGGCGGCCTGATCCTCGCCGGCCGCATCCTGCCGCGCCTGCCCTTCCCGCTCGAGGTCGCCTACCTGCACGCCAGCCGCTACGGCCACGCGATCCAGGGCACCCTGCTCGACTGGCGCGTGCGTCCGACCCAGGACCTGCGCGGACGCACGGTGCTGGTGCTGGACGACATCCTCGACGAGGGCCACACGCTCAAGGCGATCATCGAGCACCTCAAGGAAGAGGGCGCTGCCGAGGTGCTGTCCGCAGTGCTGGTGCACAAGCTGCACGATCGCAAGGCCACGCCGGGCATGCGCGCCGACTTCTCCGGCCTCGACATCCCCGACCGCTTCCTGTTCGGCTGCGGGATGGACTACAAGGGCTACTGGCGCAACGCGCCCGGCATCTACGCCGTCAAGGGTCTGTAA
- a CDS encoding NAD(P)H-dependent oxidoreductase, translating into MNQPRIVVVAGSRRREALSRRVAQACALAVRNAGAEVESIDLDDYPAPLYDGDLEADSGLPEPVVRLQRLLHASDGLLVVNPEYNGSITPLLKNTLDWCSRPNPADPERSGGKVYAGRAAAVVGSSPGALGGMRVLFHVRDILGYLGMQVIPQQLAVAKAGEAVGDDARLRDAAQQDMLDKLAAALVDSARRLRS; encoded by the coding sequence ATGAACCAGCCCCGAATCGTGGTGGTGGCCGGCAGCCGCCGGCGCGAGGCCTTGTCCAGACGGGTGGCGCAGGCCTGTGCGCTGGCCGTGCGCAATGCCGGTGCGGAGGTGGAATCGATCGACCTCGACGACTACCCGGCACCGCTCTACGACGGCGACCTCGAGGCCGACTCCGGCCTGCCCGAGCCCGTCGTGCGCCTGCAGCGCCTGCTGCATGCGAGCGACGGCCTGCTGGTGGTCAATCCCGAGTACAACGGCTCGATCACGCCCCTGCTCAAGAACACGCTCGACTGGTGCTCGCGGCCCAACCCCGCCGACCCCGAGCGCTCCGGCGGCAAGGTGTATGCCGGGCGCGCCGCGGCGGTGGTGGGAAGCTCGCCGGGCGCGCTCGGCGGCATGCGGGTGCTGTTCCATGTGCGCGACATTCTCGGCTACCTGGGCATGCAGGTCATCCCGCAGCAGCTCGCGGTGGCGAAGGCGGGCGAGGCGGTGGGGGACGATGCGCGCCTGCGCGACGCCGCGCAGCAGGACATGCTCGACAAGCTTGCCGCCGCGCTGGTCGACAGCGCGCGCCGCCTGCGCAGCTGA
- a CDS encoding NAD-dependent deacylase, giving the protein MTTPAAALDAAAAILGGARRILFVTGAGISADSGLPTYRGIGGLYHDRLTAEGLTIEEALSGEMMATRPDIAWRYIAQIEESCRGARPNAAHRLIAALEEERDMVCVLTQNVDGLHRAAGTRTLIEIHGTVHRLHCMDCHHGRRVPDYAGLQIPPECPHCGGLMRPGVVLFGEALPDAAIDRLEHVLADGVDAVVSIGTTSVFPYIAGPVVWAARRGVPTIEINPGDTAVSRIVDHRLRMRAAEALPELWRRMHPCDPAED; this is encoded by the coding sequence ATGACGACGCCGGCTGCAGCCCTCGACGCCGCTGCCGCCATCCTCGGGGGGGCGCGCCGCATCCTGTTCGTCACCGGGGCGGGCATCTCCGCCGACTCCGGGTTGCCCACCTATCGCGGCATCGGCGGGCTTTACCACGACCGTCTCACTGCGGAAGGTCTGACCATCGAGGAGGCGCTCTCCGGCGAGATGATGGCGACCCGGCCGGACATCGCCTGGCGCTACATCGCGCAGATCGAGGAAAGCTGCCGGGGCGCTCGCCCCAACGCTGCCCACCGCCTGATCGCCGCCCTCGAGGAGGAGCGCGACATGGTGTGCGTGCTCACGCAGAACGTCGACGGCCTGCATCGCGCGGCCGGCACGCGCACGCTCATCGAGATCCACGGCACGGTGCATCGCCTGCACTGCATGGATTGTCACCACGGGCGCAGGGTGCCCGACTACGCCGGACTGCAGATTCCGCCCGAGTGCCCGCATTGCGGGGGGCTCATGCGCCCCGGGGTGGTGCTCTTCGGCGAGGCGCTGCCGGACGCGGCGATCGATCGCCTCGAGCATGTGCTCGCGGATGGCGTGGACGCCGTGGTGTCGATCGGCACCACCAGCGTGTTTCCCTACATCGCCGGGCCGGTGGTGTGGGCGGCGCGCCGCGGCGTCCCCACGATCGAGATCAATCCGGGCGATACCGCGGTGAGCAGGATCGTCGACCACCGCCTGCGCATGCGTGCCGCCGAGGCCTTGCCGGAACTGTGGCGGCGCATGCATCCGTGCGACCCGGCCGAGGATTGA
- the upp gene encoding uracil phosphoribosyltransferase has translation MPIHEIRHPLVRHKIGLMREGDISTKKFRELTAEIARLLAYEACKDFPLETVEIQGWAGPVEIEQIKGKKVTVVPILRAGLGMLDGVLDMVPSAKVSVVGIARDEETLQPVPYFEKFVGQLNERMALIIDPMLATGGSMVATVDMLKRKGCSQVRALVLVAAPEGIALMGEKHPDVDIYTASVDSHLNEHGYIIPGLGDAGDKIFGTRHN, from the coding sequence ATGCCCATCCACGAAATCCGCCACCCGCTCGTGCGCCACAAGATCGGCCTGATGCGCGAGGGCGACATCAGCACCAAGAAGTTCCGCGAGCTCACCGCCGAGATCGCGCGCCTGCTCGCCTACGAGGCGTGCAAGGACTTCCCGCTCGAGACGGTCGAGATCCAGGGCTGGGCGGGGCCGGTCGAGATCGAGCAGATCAAGGGCAAGAAGGTCACCGTCGTACCGATCCTGCGCGCCGGCCTGGGCATGCTCGACGGCGTGCTCGACATGGTGCCGAGCGCCAAGGTCAGCGTGGTCGGCATCGCGCGCGACGAGGAGACGCTGCAGCCGGTGCCCTATTTCGAGAAGTTCGTCGGCCAGCTGAACGAACGCATGGCGCTGATCATCGATCCGATGCTGGCCACCGGCGGCTCGATGGTCGCCACCGTCGACATGCTCAAGCGCAAGGGCTGCAGCCAAGTGCGCGCGCTGGTGCTGGTGGCGGCGCCCGAGGGCATCGCGCTGATGGGCGAGAAGCACCCCGACGTCGACATCTACACCGCGAGCGTCGACAGCCACCTCAACGAGCACGGCTACATCATCCCAGGCCTGGGCGATGCCGGAGACAAGATCTTCGGCACCCGGCACAACTGA
- a CDS encoding TlpA disulfide reductase family protein, producing MIRTLASILCLGFAAATAHAAEGIDTEAFFAAGFTGLDGEKVAMEQFRGRPLVVNFWARWCAPCREEIPELAKLRAEQAADGIEVIGVAIEEVGKREAVKAFAATYAINYPVVLAGREGMSLMKALGNPQAGLPFTVYIGRDGKPAGSKLGLLRRAELEAAAQRLLAR from the coding sequence ATGATCCGCACACTCGCCTCGATCCTCTGCCTCGGTTTCGCCGCCGCCACTGCCCATGCCGCCGAGGGTATCGACACCGAGGCCTTCTTCGCGGCGGGCTTCACCGGCCTCGACGGAGAGAAGGTGGCGATGGAGCAGTTCCGTGGGCGACCGCTGGTGGTCAATTTCTGGGCGCGCTGGTGCGCGCCGTGCCGCGAGGAGATCCCGGAGCTTGCGAAGCTGCGTGCCGAGCAGGCGGCGGACGGTATCGAGGTGATCGGCGTGGCGATCGAGGAGGTCGGCAAGCGCGAGGCCGTGAAGGCGTTCGCCGCGACCTACGCGATCAACTACCCGGTCGTGCTCGCCGGGCGGGAGGGGATGTCCCTGATGAAGGCGCTCGGCAATCCCCAGGCGGGACTCCCGTTCACGGTCTACATCGGGCGCGACGGCAAGCCCGCGGGCAGCAAGCTCGGGCTCCTGCGCCGTGCCGAACTCGAGGCTGCGGCGCAGCGCCTGCTCGCACGCTGA
- a CDS encoding YqjK family protein, which produces MDARHVELALRKQRLQLRAETQRADIGRRLAGIDGALDRVDSLRDQLAWAKDKVPVLSVALLVVLAAKPRLTLRLAKRAWVGWLVVRQMRGGKLSALLPTAVPLLRGLLALLRRRLEASEGSGSAAPRRRRTG; this is translated from the coding sequence ATGGACGCCCGCCACGTCGAACTCGCATTGCGCAAGCAGAGGCTGCAACTTCGGGCAGAGACCCAGCGCGCCGACATCGGCCGCCGGCTGGCGGGTATAGACGGCGCACTCGATCGCGTCGACTCCCTGCGCGATCAGCTCGCCTGGGCGAAGGACAAGGTGCCGGTGCTGTCGGTCGCGCTGCTCGTCGTGCTCGCCGCAAAACCGCGGCTGACGCTGCGCCTCGCCAAGCGTGCCTGGGTGGGCTGGCTGGTCGTGCGCCAGATGCGCGGCGGCAAGCTTTCGGCGCTGCTCCCCACCGCGGTGCCGCTGCTGCGGGGACTGCTCGCGCTGCTCAGGCGCCGCCTCGAGGCTTCGGAAGGATCAGGTTCAGCAGCACCGCGACGACGCCGCACAGGCTGA
- a CDS encoding YqjD family protein, whose amino-acid sequence MATTQHPSKDKLVDDLKSLISDAEELLKLTADQQGGKLDDLRARINSRVAIAKDRLADAEAAIVASGQKAARATDDYVHDHPWQSVGVAAGVAFLLGLLVSRR is encoded by the coding sequence ATGGCAACGACCCAGCACCCCTCCAAGGACAAGCTCGTGGACGACCTCAAGTCGCTGATCTCGGACGCCGAGGAACTCCTCAAGCTCACCGCCGACCAGCAAGGCGGCAAGCTCGACGACCTGCGCGCGCGCATCAACAGCCGCGTGGCGATCGCCAAGGACCGACTCGCCGACGCCGAAGCCGCGATCGTCGCTTCCGGCCAGAAGGCGGCGCGCGCCACCGACGACTACGTGCACGACCACCCCTGGCAGTCGGTCGGCGTCGCCGCGGGCGTCGCCTTCCTGCTCGGCCTCCTGGTCAGCCGCCGCTGA
- a CDS encoding uracil-xanthine permease family protein, producing the protein MREIPIQSSEPVWRQAISGAQILFVAFGALVLVPLLTGLNPSLALLGAGVGTLLFQLITGRQVPIFLGSSFAFIAPIIFSIQTWGIPATMGALACVSLMYFVFAGLVWKHGAEIVHRYMPPVVVGPIIMIIGLSLAAVGVNMAMGRSGDGKIELVPYATALTVAGISFGTTVLVAVFARGFLKLVPILCGVGAGYLAAILFGLVDFAAVGAAPWFVLPQFVTPSFELAAILFMLPVALAPAIEHVGDVLAIGGVTGKDYTEKPGLHRTLAGDGAGVLFAGLIGGPPITTYSEVTGAVTLTKNYNPAIMTWAAVLAVILAFFGKFNALLASIPVPVMGGIMMLMFGSVAAVGLNTLIKARVDLEEPRNLVIVSAVLVMGIGGLALNFDGLTLQGVSLCGVVAVLLNLILPKPRGGA; encoded by the coding sequence ATGCGTGAAATCCCCATCCAGTCGTCCGAGCCGGTGTGGCGGCAGGCGATCTCGGGCGCCCAGATCCTCTTCGTCGCCTTCGGCGCGCTGGTGCTGGTGCCATTGCTCACCGGGCTGAATCCCTCTCTCGCGCTGCTCGGCGCCGGGGTCGGCACGCTGCTGTTCCAGCTCATCACCGGGCGCCAGGTGCCGATTTTCCTCGGCTCGAGCTTCGCCTTCATCGCGCCGATCATCTTCAGCATCCAGACCTGGGGCATTCCGGCGACCATGGGGGCGCTCGCCTGCGTGTCGCTGATGTATTTCGTCTTCGCCGGCCTGGTGTGGAAGCATGGCGCCGAGATCGTGCACCGCTACATGCCGCCGGTGGTGGTGGGGCCGATCATCATGATCATCGGCCTGTCGCTCGCCGCGGTGGGCGTCAACATGGCGATGGGGCGCAGCGGCGACGGCAAGATCGAGCTCGTGCCCTATGCGACCGCGCTCACCGTGGCGGGGATTTCCTTCGGTACGACGGTGCTGGTGGCGGTGTTCGCGCGTGGCTTCCTGAAGCTGGTGCCCATCCTGTGCGGGGTGGGCGCGGGCTACTTGGCGGCGATCCTGTTCGGGCTGGTGGATTTCGCCGCGGTGGGTGCGGCGCCCTGGTTCGTGCTGCCGCAGTTCGTCACCCCGAGCTTCGAACTCGCGGCCATCCTCTTCATGCTGCCGGTGGCGCTGGCGCCTGCGATCGAGCACGTCGGCGACGTGCTCGCGATCGGCGGCGTGACCGGCAAGGACTACACCGAGAAGCCCGGCCTGCACCGCACCCTGGCCGGCGACGGCGCCGGCGTGCTGTTCGCCGGCCTGATCGGCGGGCCGCCGATCACCACCTATTCCGAGGTCACCGGCGCGGTCACGCTGACCAAGAACTACAACCCGGCGATCATGACGTGGGCGGCGGTGCTGGCGGTGATCCTCGCCTTCTTCGGCAAGTTCAATGCGCTGCTGGCCTCGATCCCGGTGCCGGTGATGGGCGGCATCATGATGCTGATGTTCGGCTCGGTGGCGGCAGTGGGCCTCAACACCCTGATCAAGGCGCGGGTCGACCTCGAGGAACCGCGCAACCTCGTCATCGTGTCCGCGGTGCTCGTGATGGGGATCGGCGGGCTGGCGCTGAACTTCGACGGCCTCACCCTGCAGGGCGTCAGCCTGTGCGGCGTCGTCGCGGTGCTGCTGAACCTGATCCTTCCGAAGCCTCGAGGCGGCGCCTGA
- a CDS encoding phage holin family protein, with protein sequence MSADPRAPRPRLAESLHGIVDAGLQTVQTRLELLAVELQEEKLRLAGLALNTVLAGLLLGFGLVFLMIFLTVLFWEEHRLLALGLATAICLGGGLLAARNAARAFRSGTKLFSASLAELARDRDALKKPD encoded by the coding sequence ATGAGCGCCGACCCCAGGGCGCCCAGACCGCGTCTGGCCGAAAGCCTGCACGGCATCGTCGATGCCGGCCTGCAGACGGTGCAGACGCGGCTCGAACTGCTCGCAGTCGAGCTTCAGGAGGAGAAGCTCCGCCTCGCCGGCCTCGCGCTCAACACCGTGCTGGCCGGGCTGCTGCTCGGCTTCGGGCTGGTGTTCCTGATGATCTTCCTGACCGTGCTGTTCTGGGAAGAGCACCGCCTGCTCGCGCTCGGTCTCGCGACCGCGATCTGCCTGGGCGGCGGGCTGCTCGCCGCGCGCAACGCGGCGCGCGCCTTCCGCAGCGGCACGAAGCTGTTCTCGGCCAGCCTCGCCGAGCTCGCGCGCGATCGCGACGCCCTGAAAAAGCCCGACTGA
- the pyrE gene encoding orotate phosphoribosyltransferase has product MDFSRDFIALACRKGVLRFGAFVTKAGRNSPYFFNAGLFDDGASFRELCGYYARTIRASGVACDMLFGPAYKGIPLVAGTAIRLAEDGLDLPFAFNRKEAKDHGEGGTLIGAPLKGRVLILDDVISAGTSVRESVELIRAAGATPAGVVIALDRMERGKSALSAVQEVRETFGIPVVAVATLEDLIAYLADSPELAANLDAVRAYREQYGISAR; this is encoded by the coding sequence GTGGATTTTAGCCGGGATTTCATCGCCCTCGCCTGTCGCAAGGGTGTGCTGCGCTTCGGCGCTTTCGTGACCAAGGCGGGACGCAACTCGCCGTACTTCTTCAACGCCGGGCTGTTCGACGACGGCGCCTCGTTCCGTGAGCTGTGCGGCTACTACGCGCGCACGATCCGCGCCTCGGGCGTGGCCTGCGACATGCTGTTCGGGCCGGCCTACAAGGGCATCCCGCTCGTTGCCGGCACCGCGATCCGCCTCGCCGAGGACGGCCTTGACCTGCCCTTCGCCTTCAATCGCAAGGAGGCCAAGGACCACGGCGAGGGCGGCACGCTGATCGGGGCGCCGCTCAAGGGCCGCGTGCTGATCCTGGATGACGTCATTTCTGCCGGTACCTCGGTGCGCGAGTCGGTCGAGCTGATCCGGGCCGCGGGCGCGACGCCGGCCGGTGTGGTGATCGCGCTCGATCGCATGGAGCGCGGCAAGAGCGCGCTGTCGGCGGTGCAGGAGGTGAGGGAGACCTTCGGCATCCCGGTGGTGGCGGTGGCCACGCTCGAGGACCTGATCGCCTACCTGGCGGACAGCCCCGAGCTCGCCGCCAATCTCGACGCGGTCAGGGCCTATCGGGAGCAGTATGGGATTTCCGCGCGCTGA
- a CDS encoding molybdopterin oxidoreductase family protein, with protein MEVTVADGRAVKIRGAADMPFTNGALCTKVAHYLERVYSDQRLLHPMKRVGRKGEGRFARISWDEALDIIAARYREIAADDPRAILPYSYAGTMGLVQGESLDRRFFHRLGASLLDRTICAAAGAHGWKATVGAMIGADPEAVAEARLILIWGGNPVVSNVHGWRYLQEARRRGAKLVCIDPRRSETAAKCDQHLAPLPGTDGALALAMMQVLIERGLLDHDYVARHTLGFDALADRVRAFTPEWAAPLTGLDAAQIRTLALEYGATPRSLIRLNYGLNRCAGGGMAVRNVACLPALTGAWRHAGCGALLSTSGNFPVDHAALQRPDLYPDAGRYPPRTLNMSFIGEVLLETRDPPVRAIHVYNSNPVAVAPDSNRVRAGFAREDLFCVVHEQFQTDTADYADILLPATTQLEHRDVHSTYGHVYAVDNRPAIAPLGDARSNTEVFRALARRLGFGHAALYESDETIAAAAFRAGDARAAGLAEGMQAKGWARLALPQPFAPFADGGFRTPSGKCEFFSAALAGEGLDPLPAWHPPAESVVSNPGLAARYPLALITPPARNFLNSSFANLPRFLDSEGEPRVLIHPDDAVVRAIVDGQNVRIHNDRGAFRARAVLSTDVRPGVVCAPSVWWPKLSPGGTNANAVTSSARTDMGDGPVFYDCLVEVGA; from the coding sequence ATGGAGGTCACCGTCGCCGACGGACGCGCGGTGAAGATCCGCGGCGCCGCCGACATGCCCTTCACCAACGGCGCGCTGTGCACCAAGGTCGCGCACTACCTCGAGCGCGTGTATTCCGACCAGCGCCTGCTGCACCCGATGAAGCGCGTCGGCCGCAAGGGCGAGGGCCGTTTCGCGCGCATCTCGTGGGACGAGGCGCTCGACATCATCGCCGCCAGGTACCGGGAGATCGCCGCCGACGACCCGCGCGCGATCCTGCCCTACAGCTACGCCGGCACCATGGGCCTGGTGCAGGGCGAGAGCCTGGACCGGCGCTTCTTCCACCGGCTGGGCGCGTCCTTGCTCGATCGAACGATCTGCGCCGCGGCCGGGGCGCACGGCTGGAAGGCGACGGTGGGGGCGATGATCGGCGCCGATCCGGAGGCGGTCGCCGAGGCCCGGCTGATCCTGATCTGGGGCGGCAACCCCGTGGTGTCAAACGTGCACGGCTGGCGCTACCTGCAGGAAGCCAGGCGGCGCGGCGCGAAGCTGGTGTGCATCGACCCGCGGCGCTCCGAGACCGCGGCGAAGTGCGATCAGCATCTCGCGCCGCTGCCCGGCACCGACGGCGCGCTGGCGCTGGCGATGATGCAGGTGCTGATCGAGCGCGGCCTGCTCGACCATGACTACGTTGCCCGTCACACCCTGGGTTTCGACGCCCTCGCCGACCGCGTGCGCGCCTTCACGCCCGAGTGGGCGGCGCCGCTCACCGGCCTGGATGCGGCGCAGATCCGCACTCTGGCGCTCGAGTATGGTGCGACCCCGCGCAGCCTCATCCGCCTGAACTACGGCCTCAACCGCTGTGCGGGCGGCGGCATGGCGGTGCGCAACGTCGCCTGCCTGCCCGCGCTGACCGGCGCCTGGCGCCACGCCGGCTGCGGCGCGCTGCTGTCGACATCGGGCAACTTCCCGGTGGATCACGCGGCGCTGCAGCGGCCTGATCTCTACCCGGACGCCGGGCGTTATCCGCCGCGCACGCTCAACATGTCCTTCATCGGCGAGGTGCTGCTCGAGACACGCGATCCGCCGGTGCGGGCGATCCACGTCTATAACTCGAACCCGGTGGCGGTGGCGCCCGACAGCAACCGCGTGCGCGCCGGCTTTGCGCGCGAGGACCTGTTCTGCGTCGTGCACGAGCAGTTCCAGACCGATACCGCAGACTACGCCGATATCCTGCTGCCGGCGACCACCCAGCTCGAGCATCGTGACGTGCATTCGACCTACGGCCATGTCTACGCGGTGGACAACCGGCCGGCGATCGCGCCGCTCGGCGATGCGCGCTCCAACACCGAGGTCTTCCGCGCGCTCGCGCGCCGGCTCGGCTTCGGGCATGCGGCGCTGTACGAGTCCGACGAGACGATCGCCGCCGCGGCCTTCCGCGCGGGCGACGCGCGCGCGGCCGGGCTGGCCGAAGGCATGCAGGCGAAGGGCTGGGCACGCCTCGCCCTGCCGCAGCCCTTCGCGCCCTTCGCCGACGGCGGTTTCCGCACGCCCTCGGGCAAGTGCGAGTTCTTCTCCGCCGCGCTCGCCGGCGAGGGGCTCGATCCCTTGCCCGCCTGGCATCCGCCGGCGGAGTCGGTGGTCAGCAACCCGGGCCTTGCCGCGCGCTACCCGCTGGCGCTGATCACGCCGCCGGCGCGTAACTTCCTCAACTCCAGCTTCGCCAACCTGCCGCGCTTTCTCGACAGCGAAGGCGAGCCGAGGGTGCTCATCCACCCCGACGACGCGGTGGTGCGTGCCATCGTCGATGGCCAGAACGTGCGCATCCACAACGACCGCGGCGCCTTCCGGGCGCGCGCCGTGCTCAGCACCGACGTGCGGCCGGGCGTCGTATGTGCGCCTTCGGTGTGGTGGCCCAAGCTGTCTCCGGGCGGTACAAACGCCAATGCGGTGACCTCGTCGGCTCGCACCGACATGGGCGACGGACCGGTCTTCTACGACTGTCTGGTCGAGGTCGGTGCATGA
- a CDS encoding DUF1840 domain-containing protein: MLVTFKSHASADVIMLGDSAKKLIAILGKDPHNAQGIITAQQLPEAIARLKAAIEEDRARQAELERQRTEADEAADKEAGRTGMAAPVGLAQRAWPLLSMMEESLREETPVVWGV; the protein is encoded by the coding sequence ATGCTCGTCACCTTCAAGTCCCACGCCAGTGCCGACGTCATCATGCTCGGCGATTCCGCGAAGAAGCTGATCGCCATCCTCGGCAAGGATCCGCACAACGCGCAGGGCATCATCACCGCCCAGCAACTCCCCGAAGCGATCGCCCGCCTCAAGGCCGCGATCGAGGAAGACCGCGCCCGCCAGGCCGAGCTCGAGCGCCAGCGCACCGAAGCCGACGAGGCTGCCGACAAGGAAGCCGGCCGCACCGGCATGGCGGCGCCGGTCGGCCTCGCCCAGCGCGCCTGGCCGCTGCTGAGCATGATGGAAGAGTCGCTGCGCGAGGAAACGCCGGTCGTCTGGGGCGTCTGA